One window of Mesorhizobium sp. WSM4904 genomic DNA carries:
- a CDS encoding AraC family transcriptional regulator has product MKPDLEVVQIRPGESFTAWSHGYPFRTVRWHFHPEYELHLIVATRGRYFVGDFIGEFEPGNLVLAGPNLPHNWVSDVPKDATVPLRCRIIQFNEGFIDGAINTFPELAALTPVLEASRRGVLFSRQTSRQIAPLMEEIMNSQGVRRIELFMMMMGLLSRAEGARMLASASYLPDPSGYMSAGINKALAYLRENLTQPFSETDLAAIAGQSPSVFSRSFRQHTGMTLVQYVKRLRINLACQMLMSDEQASITSICFEVGYNTLSNFNRQFLAEKGMTPSHFRRLTLHNINLAKAA; this is encoded by the coding sequence ATGAAACCTGATCTCGAGGTTGTGCAGATCAGGCCCGGCGAATCGTTCACCGCCTGGTCGCACGGCTATCCGTTCCGCACCGTGCGCTGGCATTTCCATCCGGAATACGAACTGCATCTCATCGTCGCCACGCGCGGCCGCTATTTCGTCGGCGACTTCATCGGCGAGTTCGAACCGGGCAATCTGGTGCTGGCCGGCCCCAACCTGCCGCACAACTGGGTGAGCGACGTGCCCAAGGATGCGACGGTGCCGCTGCGCTGCCGCATCATCCAGTTCAATGAGGGCTTCATCGACGGCGCCATCAACACCTTCCCCGAGCTCGCCGCCCTGACGCCGGTGCTCGAAGCCTCGCGCCGCGGCGTGCTTTTCAGCCGGCAGACCAGCCGACAGATCGCTCCGCTGATGGAAGAAATCATGAATTCCCAAGGCGTGCGCCGCATCGAGCTGTTCATGATGATGATGGGCCTGCTCAGCCGTGCCGAAGGCGCGCGCATGCTGGCCAGCGCGAGCTACCTGCCGGACCCGTCCGGCTACATGTCTGCCGGCATCAACAAGGCGCTGGCCTATCTGCGCGAGAACCTGACCCAGCCCTTCAGCGAGACGGACCTTGCCGCCATCGCCGGCCAGTCGCCCAGCGTCTTTTCCCGCTCCTTCCGCCAACACACCGGCATGACGCTGGTGCAGTATGTGAAGCGGCTGCGCATCAACCTGGCCTGCCAGATGCTGATGAGCGACGAGCAGGCCTCGATCACCAGCATCTGTTTCGAGGTCGGCTACAACACCCTTTCCAACTTCAACCGGCAGTTCCTCGCCGAAAAGGGCATGACGCCTTCGCATTTCCGGCGGCTGACACTGCACAACATCAACCTGGCGAAAGCGGCTTAA
- a CDS encoding SIS domain-containing protein — protein sequence MSDLYIPRLVALIEQASKANSEAFGQVASRFADTLQNGGLIHLYGSGHSVLPAQEMFPRYGSYVGFNPLTDPRVMWHNVLGAGGVRELLWLERTEKYAEKFLDHQPLNKGDSIIIFGHSGRNSSGIDTALYAKKRGIFVVAVTSKNNLDKPATHSSGKRLADAADLVIDTCSPIEDAVVPIEGWSRPVSGSSTVLAMIMAHELLARTAEQLSKRGIELPVFASPTIAGVTLHDTDVIYGVYRERMIDAQKKHLPTFQATMRGE from the coding sequence GTGTCCGATCTCTACATTCCACGTCTCGTCGCCCTCATCGAACAGGCTTCGAAGGCCAATTCGGAAGCCTTCGGCCAGGTGGCGAGCCGCTTCGCCGACACGCTTCAGAATGGCGGGCTGATCCATCTCTACGGTTCGGGCCATTCGGTGCTGCCGGCACAAGAGATGTTCCCGCGCTATGGCAGCTATGTCGGCTTCAACCCGCTCACCGATCCGCGCGTGATGTGGCACAACGTGCTCGGCGCCGGCGGCGTGCGCGAGCTTCTGTGGCTGGAGCGGACCGAAAAATACGCTGAGAAGTTCCTCGACCACCAACCGCTGAACAAGGGCGATTCCATCATCATCTTCGGCCATAGCGGCCGCAATTCCTCCGGCATCGACACCGCGCTCTATGCCAAGAAGCGCGGCATCTTCGTCGTCGCGGTCACCAGCAAGAACAATCTCGACAAGCCGGCCACCCATTCATCCGGCAAGCGGCTTGCGGACGCCGCCGACCTCGTCATCGACACCTGCTCGCCGATCGAGGACGCAGTGGTGCCGATCGAAGGCTGGAGCCGGCCGGTGTCGGGTTCATCGACAGTGCTGGCGATGATCATGGCGCACGAGCTGCTGGCGCGCACGGCCGAGCAATTGTCGAAGCGCGGCATCGAACTGCCGGTCTTCGCTTCGCCGACGATTGCCGGTGTCACGCTGCACGACACCGACGTCATCTACGGCGTCTACCGCGAGCGCATGATCGATGCTCAGAAGAAGCACCTGCCGACCTTCCAGGCGACGATGCGCGGAGAATAG
- a CDS encoding NADH-quinone oxidoreductase subunit D, with the protein MTETAVRNFTLSFGPQHPSAHGVLRLVLELDGEIVDRADPHIGLLHRGTEKLIEYKNYLQALPYFDRLDYVAPMNQEHAFCLAAERLLELPVPRRGQLIRVLFCEIGRLLSHLLNVTTQAMDIGALTPPLWGFAEREKLMVFYERASGARMHANYFRVGGVHQDLPEQLLDDIWDFCDPFLKVCDNLEDLLTGNRIFKQRNADVGVISLDDAWAWGFSGPMLRGSGAAWDLRKAQPYECYPEMDFDIPIGKHGDCYDRYLVRMEEMRQSVRIMRQCLEKLRMPDGAGPVATPNQKITPPPRATMKRSMEATIQHFKLYTEGHRVPAGEVYAAVEAPKGEFGVYLVSNGSNVPYRCKIRAPSFAHLQAMDYLSRGHMIADVAAIIGSLDIVFGEIDR; encoded by the coding sequence GTGACCGAAACCGCAGTTCGCAACTTCACCCTCAGTTTCGGCCCGCAACACCCGTCGGCGCATGGCGTGCTCCGGCTGGTGCTGGAACTGGATGGCGAGATCGTCGACCGCGCCGATCCGCATATCGGTCTGCTCCATCGCGGCACCGAGAAGTTGATCGAATACAAGAACTATCTGCAGGCCCTGCCCTATTTCGACCGGCTCGACTATGTGGCGCCGATGAATCAGGAACATGCCTTCTGCCTCGCCGCCGAGAGGCTGCTCGAATTGCCGGTTCCCCGGCGCGGGCAGCTCATTCGCGTCCTGTTCTGCGAGATCGGCCGGCTGCTCTCGCATCTGCTCAACGTCACCACGCAGGCCATGGATATCGGCGCCCTGACGCCGCCGCTCTGGGGCTTCGCCGAGCGCGAGAAGCTGATGGTGTTCTACGAGCGCGCCTCCGGTGCCCGCATGCATGCGAACTATTTCAGGGTCGGCGGGGTGCATCAGGATCTGCCCGAGCAACTGCTCGACGACATCTGGGATTTCTGTGACCCTTTCCTGAAGGTCTGCGACAATCTCGAGGACCTTCTCACCGGCAATCGCATCTTCAAGCAGCGCAATGCGGATGTCGGTGTCATCTCTCTCGATGACGCCTGGGCCTGGGGTTTCTCCGGTCCCATGCTGCGCGGCTCGGGCGCCGCCTGGGATCTGCGCAAGGCGCAGCCTTATGAATGCTATCCCGAGATGGATTTCGACATTCCCATCGGCAAGCACGGCGACTGCTACGACCGCTATCTCGTGCGCATGGAGGAGATGCGGCAGTCGGTGCGGATCATGCGGCAATGCCTGGAAAAACTGCGCATGCCCGACGGCGCGGGGCCGGTCGCCACGCCCAACCAGAAGATCACGCCGCCGCCGCGCGCCACGATGAAGCGCTCGATGGAAGCGACGATCCAGCATTTCAAGCTCTACACCGAGGGGCACCGCGTGCCGGCCGGCGAGGTCTATGCCGCGGTGGAAGCCCCCAAAGGGGAGTTCGGCGTCTATCTGGTCTCGAACGGCAGCAATGTTCCCTACCGCTGCAAGATACGCGCGCCGTCTTTCGCCCATCTCCAGGCGATGGATTATCTGTCGCGCGGGCACATGATCGCCGACGTCGCGGCCATCATAGGCTCGCTGGACATCGTGTTCGGCGAGATCGATCGCTGA
- a CDS encoding SDR family oxidoreductase translates to MAQKLIDKVAAVTGAASGIGLECARMMVSEGARVVLVDRDEEAVHAVCEELGPAAVPLRVDLTDAADAARMMPQILDRAGRLDIFHANAGAYIGGEVVSGDPDAWDRMLNLNINATFRSIRAVLPHMVERKTGDIVMTSSIAGLVPVVWEPIYTASKHAVQAFVHTVRRQVAKYGLRVGAVAPGPVVTALIKDWPKDKLEQELAAGGLMQPVEVAEAVMFMLTRPRNITIRDLVILPQSNDL, encoded by the coding sequence ATGGCTCAGAAACTGATCGACAAGGTCGCCGCGGTCACCGGCGCCGCCTCAGGCATCGGGCTCGAATGCGCCCGCATGATGGTTTCGGAGGGCGCGCGCGTGGTGTTGGTCGACCGCGACGAAGAGGCGGTGCATGCCGTCTGCGAGGAGCTTGGCCCGGCGGCGGTCCCGTTGCGGGTCGATCTGACGGATGCCGCCGATGCCGCCCGCATGATGCCTCAGATCCTCGATCGCGCCGGCCGGCTCGACATCTTCCACGCCAATGCCGGCGCCTATATCGGCGGCGAGGTGGTGAGCGGCGACCCCGATGCCTGGGACCGCATGCTGAACCTCAACATCAACGCCACCTTCCGCTCCATCCGCGCCGTGCTGCCGCATATGGTCGAACGCAAGACGGGCGACATCGTCATGACCAGTTCGATCGCCGGGCTGGTGCCGGTCGTCTGGGAGCCGATCTACACCGCCTCCAAGCACGCCGTGCAGGCCTTCGTCCACACCGTCCGTCGACAGGTCGCCAAATACGGCCTGCGTGTCGGCGCCGTCGCGCCCGGTCCGGTGGTCACCGCGCTCATCAAGGACTGGCCGAAGGACAAGCTCGAGCAGGAACTCGCCGCCGGCGGCCTGATGCAGCCGGTCGAGGTGGCGGAAGCCGTTATGTTCATGCTGACCAGGCCGCGCAACATCACCATTCGCGACCTTGTCATCCTGCCGCAAAGCAATGACCTATAG
- a CDS encoding FGGY-family carbohydrate kinase, protein MGSHFIGIDIGTGSARAGVFDEQGVLLASAKADIAIWHAEGHIVEQSSNDIWRAVAATVREAVSLAGISARSVHGVGFDATCSLVVLGLGGAPLTVSPSGDPDRNIIVWMDHRATEQARRINDTGEGVLRYVGGTISPEMETPKLLWLAENMPRTFADAWQFMDLADFLTWRATGSLARSTCTVTCKWTYLAHEARWDDAYFRKAGLGALADEKFARIGTEIVAPGSALANGLTNEAAAELGLLPGTPVAAGMIDAHAGGIGSVGARGGAGGVTTRMAYVFGTSACTMTTTEQAAFVPGVWGPYFSAMVPGLWLNEGGQSAAGAAIDRLVGMHPAAVELAGIASRNGQSLSQWLAQEAQRHGGAAKADRLIGGLHVVPEFLGNRAPLANPDARGLIAGLDMATGADSLVALYLAGLCGLGYGARQILEAMRARGIKIDTIAISGGAGQRPLVRQLIADTTGKVVYAPTSPEPVLLGSAMLGAVAAGRHPDLPAAMSAMSEMGEVYSPDLSLAAWHDRRFAAFERLQTAALSVLAA, encoded by the coding sequence ATGGGCAGCCATTTCATCGGCATCGACATCGGCACCGGCAGTGCCCGCGCGGGCGTCTTCGACGAACAAGGCGTGCTGCTTGCATCCGCCAAGGCCGACATCGCCATCTGGCATGCCGAAGGCCATATCGTCGAGCAATCGAGCAACGACATATGGCGGGCGGTTGCGGCCACCGTCCGCGAGGCCGTGTCGCTTGCCGGCATTTCGGCCCGGTCGGTGCACGGCGTCGGCTTCGACGCGACCTGCTCGCTTGTCGTTCTCGGGCTGGGCGGCGCGCCGCTGACGGTGAGCCCGTCGGGCGATCCCGACCGCAACATCATCGTCTGGATGGACCACCGCGCCACCGAGCAGGCGCGCCGCATCAACGACACCGGCGAGGGCGTGCTGCGCTATGTCGGCGGCACCATCTCGCCCGAGATGGAGACGCCGAAACTCTTGTGGCTCGCCGAGAACATGCCGCGGACTTTCGCTGACGCCTGGCAGTTCATGGACCTTGCCGATTTCCTCACCTGGCGGGCGACCGGCAGCCTGGCGCGCTCGACCTGCACGGTGACCTGCAAATGGACCTATCTCGCGCATGAGGCGCGCTGGGACGACGCCTATTTCCGGAAAGCAGGGCTGGGCGCGCTTGCGGACGAGAAATTCGCGCGGATCGGCACCGAGATCGTGGCGCCCGGAAGCGCCCTCGCCAATGGCCTTACGAACGAGGCGGCGGCCGAGCTTGGCCTGCTGCCTGGAACGCCGGTCGCGGCCGGCATGATCGACGCCCATGCCGGCGGCATCGGCTCGGTCGGCGCGCGCGGCGGCGCCGGCGGCGTGACGACGCGCATGGCCTATGTCTTCGGCACTTCCGCCTGCACCATGACGACGACCGAGCAGGCGGCTTTCGTGCCTGGCGTGTGGGGTCCCTATTTCTCCGCCATGGTGCCCGGCCTGTGGCTGAACGAAGGCGGCCAGTCGGCGGCGGGCGCCGCCATCGATCGCCTCGTTGGCATGCACCCCGCTGCGGTCGAACTCGCCGGGATTGCGTCGCGAAACGGCCAAAGCCTCAGCCAATGGCTGGCGCAGGAGGCGCAACGCCATGGTGGCGCGGCCAAGGCGGACAGGCTGATCGGCGGCCTGCACGTCGTTCCCGAATTTCTCGGCAACCGTGCCCCCCTGGCCAATCCCGACGCGCGCGGGCTCATTGCCGGGCTGGACATGGCAACCGGCGCCGACAGCCTCGTCGCGCTCTATCTCGCCGGCCTTTGCGGCCTCGGCTACGGCGCCCGGCAGATCCTGGAGGCAATGCGCGCCCGCGGCATCAAGATCGACACGATCGCCATCAGCGGCGGCGCCGGCCAAAGGCCGCTGGTGCGGCAGCTCATCGCCGACACGACCGGCAAGGTGGTCTACGCGCCAACCTCTCCAGAGCCGGTGCTGCTCGGCTCGGCGATGCTCGGCGCCGTCGCCGCCGGCCGCCATCCCGACCTCCCCGCGGCCATGTCGGCGATGTCGGAAATGGGCGAGGTCTATTCGCCCGACCTCTCGCTTGCCGCCTGGCACGACAGGCGCTTTGCGGCGTTCGAACGCCTGCAGACCGCGGCGCTGTCGGTGCTGGCCGCCTGA
- a CDS encoding GntR family transcriptional regulator: MSEASFQQPDRRRPEPLWYQVEEAIRAIVKSGEWATGDQIPAEDRLCALFGVSRITLRHALRNLEESGLLRREHGRGTFVRSATLVAGTRELTSFTQEMGNIGVVAGSRLLDCSLTTANPAAAGALEIEEDDPVVRIRRLRLGNNEPIGIQTAQLAAVRVPGFLDAGLLKGSLYEALERQYGIVPVEARENYRVGAVSAADAELLDLPAGSPAFVVERITMDERGPFEFTVSVMRGDRYEIRSTLRAGRPSTRS, from the coding sequence CCGCGCCATCGTCAAGAGCGGCGAATGGGCGACAGGCGACCAGATCCCGGCGGAAGACCGGCTCTGCGCCCTGTTCGGCGTCAGCCGCATCACGCTGCGCCACGCGCTGCGCAACCTGGAGGAAAGCGGACTGCTTCGGCGCGAGCACGGCCGGGGCACCTTCGTGCGTTCCGCCACGCTGGTGGCAGGCACGCGCGAACTGACCTCCTTCACCCAGGAAATGGGCAATATCGGCGTGGTCGCCGGCTCGCGTTTGCTCGATTGCAGCCTGACGACAGCCAATCCCGCCGCGGCCGGCGCGCTCGAGATCGAGGAGGACGATCCGGTGGTGCGGATCAGGCGGCTCAGGCTCGGCAACAACGAGCCGATCGGCATCCAGACGGCGCAACTGGCAGCGGTGCGTGTGCCGGGCTTCCTCGATGCCGGCCTGCTCAAGGGCTCGCTCTATGAGGCGCTGGAACGCCAGTACGGCATCGTGCCGGTCGAGGCGCGCGAGAATTACCGCGTCGGCGCGGTCAGCGCGGCCGACGCCGAACTGCTGGATCTGCCGGCGGGAAGTCCCGCCTTCGTGGTCGAGCGCATCACCATGGACGAGCGCGGCCCGTTCGAATTCACCGTCTCCGTCATGCGCGGCGACCGCTACGAAATTCGCTCGACGCTGCGCGCCGGCCGCCCAAGCACCAGAAGCTGA
- a CDS encoding ABC transporter permease, whose translation MASKKFLLDNVVWILIVVFSILAGFLNPFFLSEGNLQNVLVQATTLGVLVLAVSFTLLIGEIDLSVVGNLVFSSMVGAYAMQQFGVHWTLAVLVTVAAGVLVGLLNGYFVAYLRMNSLIATLAMGLFLQGAVLGATQARTMVVTDEGYSYIGSATVGNWPVMPIALFVAYLLAHVVLAYSAWGRNLYATGGNRRAANAAGINVKRARLGAFTASGFLAGVAGFLYTSYLGGVSVTVGSTTLLYAVAAPVIGGVSLFGGRGRVVGMLGGTLLITVIQTGLQLINVSAYYIQMIGGAMILLAIAVDAFRIRSEERGVV comes from the coding sequence ATGGCCAGCAAGAAATTCCTTCTCGACAATGTGGTCTGGATCCTGATAGTCGTGTTCAGCATCCTCGCCGGCTTTCTCAATCCGTTCTTCCTCTCGGAAGGCAATCTGCAGAATGTGCTGGTGCAGGCGACAACGCTCGGCGTCCTTGTGCTTGCGGTTTCCTTCACGCTTCTGATCGGCGAGATCGATCTGTCGGTGGTCGGCAATCTCGTCTTTTCGAGCATGGTCGGCGCCTACGCCATGCAGCAGTTCGGCGTCCACTGGACGCTGGCCGTGCTCGTCACCGTCGCTGCCGGTGTCCTCGTCGGCCTGCTCAACGGCTATTTCGTCGCCTATCTGCGCATGAACTCGCTGATCGCGACGCTGGCGATGGGGCTTTTCCTGCAGGGCGCGGTGCTCGGCGCCACTCAGGCCCGCACCATGGTCGTCACCGACGAGGGCTACAGCTACATAGGCAGCGCCACCGTCGGCAACTGGCCGGTGATGCCGATCGCCCTCTTCGTCGCCTATCTGCTGGCGCATGTCGTGCTTGCCTATTCCGCCTGGGGCCGGAACCTCTATGCCACCGGCGGCAATCGCCGTGCCGCCAATGCCGCCGGCATCAACGTCAAGCGAGCGAGGCTCGGCGCCTTCACCGCTTCCGGCTTTCTCGCCGGAGTGGCCGGCTTCCTCTACACCTCCTATCTCGGCGGCGTCAGCGTCACCGTCGGCAGCACGACGCTGCTTTACGCCGTGGCCGCACCCGTCATCGGCGGCGTCTCGCTTTTCGGCGGCCGCGGCCGTGTCGTCGGCATGCTCGGCGGCACGCTGCTCATCACCGTCATCCAGACCGGCCTGCAGCTCATCAACGTCTCGGCCTACTACATCCAGATGATCGGCGGCGCGATGATCCTGCTCGCCATCGCCGTCGACGCCTTCCGCATCAGAAGCGAGGAGCGCGGCGTCGTCTGA